The DNA segment CTTAGAGCCTGGGAGCAAAAGCATTCACTTCtttcccagctggcaaccaGCCCTAGATCTCTTTATTAAGAGGGTTATTaggaacaaaaccaacccaaataATTAGATTAAACTAGACTGAATGGTGAGGACAGTTTCTAGCACAGGGCTGTTATTGAATGACATCTGGGAAGGATAGGGATTGATGTTTTTGAGAGGTCTCCAGCCAGGAACACCCATTGAGCAAGGTGTGCAAAGTCCAGAGGAGCTTTTCAGCTCAGGCAGGTGAGGACTCTGGCTTCCCAGCACCAGTTACAACTCCCCTCACCTCGCCGTGATGACGGAGGAACTGAAAGTTGGGtccctgcacagcaccaaggGTCAAACCATCCCAAAATCCACCTGCTCTGGGTATTTCAGGGATGCCTCTCCATCCTGCCCTGAGGCCCAAGCCAGCTCACCTTGCAGGGGGGCACATTGAAGGCCCTCGTCCTCAGATCCACTCGCTGCCAGTGATCGatgaagggcagcagcaggaccacGCCGGGTCCCTGTGGCGCCCGGATGCGGCCCAGGCGGAAGATGATCATTCGCTCGTAGGTGGGCACGATCTGGAACGGGAAGTTCAGACCAGGGCAGAAGCAAAACCCTGGATCCTGTAGTGCCAGGAGCTATGCCAGCAAGGGGAGCTGGGAACAGTCCCTGCCATGGAGGATGGGCTGTCATCCCCCTTCTCACCTGCTTTCTTCCCTTACCTTCAAGGCAAACCAtcctgagatggggaaggtgACAACCATCAGCAAGAAGACCAAGGATGTGATAATCCCATGGCAGATCCAGGACAGCCAGCCCTGGGAGGTGTCTGCAAGGGGATGAAAGAGGGATGTACCTGCTCCAaaaccccctgccctgcccgtgAACCCCCATCCAAGCCTCTCCCCCCATGTACCCTGTATCCCAGGGAAGACAACAGCATGGGGGGCACCCAGCCAGCAcggcacctacagcaacagtggcaaaagggaggaaggcagcaaCTCCCCTCTAAGGCTGGGACTCACCTGTGGTATTCCTGGCCGGTCCCAGAGAGTCTTCCTTGGATCCGAAGGAGAAGAAGCCCTTTTGGGCACCATAGAGCCCGATGCTGGACTGCTGGAAGCGGTCAAAGTCTCCCAAGGGAAGGGCCTGGTATCCTGACCGACTGAACATGGTGCTGGTGCCTTGCATGGGGTCCTGCTCCCGGTGTTCAGAGCCCTCTAAGGCCACCTTCCCGCTGCCATTTCAgccacctctgtgcccagcacggcttctgcctgtccctgccctgatCCAAcgtccctgcccagctgcccacAAACCTCCCTGTCCTGATGTGCCACTGGATCACAAAGGATGCTTGCTAGAAGAAATCCAATCCTTCGGGGGGGTTCCTTGCGGGGGTCTCacccaggctggggggctggggtcTTCATATCCTCCCAGCAACCCTCTGAGCTGGGAGACAAAAGCTGCAGCCCCGTAGCTGCCCTCTGCTTCGCAGCCCCCTGGAGCTGGGAGATACCCCTGGGGTGtccccaccaccagccctgtgGCCGTGGGGACCGGAGACGCAGCGAGGATGCTGGCGGGGAAGGATGCAGCCACTTGTGCTTCCTGGTCCGCTTGTCATGTGGCTGCTGACGGCACAGGGACGAAACAAAACGGCTCATGGTTCACGGCCCACGGCTGGGTGAGTTTTCCTAGAGAGGCCTTGCCCAGGAACTGCTCTGCCAGGCATGGCATCCTCCATTGCACATTCACCTTGGGGGGCTCCAGAGGGtacccagccccacagggcagcaggagaggtaTTTTTCCCAGCAattcctgctccagcatggccttcTTACCGTGCCAAAACCCTCCCACTCCCTCTCACTGGCATGCAAAGGGTAGTGGAGCGCAAAGagcagcccagagcagcactgTAGGGGATGGGGGTTGGCAAGAGGGCAGTTTTAAAGCCCCCTTGGCTGAAGCGAGGGCCTGAGACCCTGCCCCAGACACAGCAGCTGCCCTTGCAGCCGAGCCAGCACCCAGACATGCACCCTAGCACAGCTCGGGGGTCCTATCTagcagctgaagcagagctTTGCCACCTTTCCCCCCCTACCCTGGCACCAGCATCCCCCCTGTACCAGCATCCCCCTGGTACCTGCATCTCCCCGGTACCTGCATCCCCCTGGTACCTGTATCCCCCCTGTACCAGCATCCCCCCAGTACCAGCATCCCCGCCGCCGGTGCCTGCATCCCCGGTGCCAAGCCAAGCGCCCCCCGGTGCCTGCGTGCCCCCTCCCGGCGAAgtttcctcccctgccccagggcagagggaaggcagggaagggagtgGGAAcccccctgccttccccacctCTTCCCGCcagctcctcctcttcctccctttgTCAGGCTGGAGAAACGAAAGCTGCGTGGAGTGCCGCGCGGCCACGCCGCTCGCATGCCCgacagccccgccgccccccggccgcccagcCCCGGACCTCCGGCAGGTAACGGGGGTCGCCGCCTTTCGGGAGGGAGAGGCGggacggggaggggggcaaAGTCTGGCCCTGCCTCCCCCGAAAGGGAGCCGCGGGGATTGCCTGTTTGGGTGGGGGGTGTTACTTTTTAGGGTGCAAACCCATCGCATGGGTGTGGGGAGGAGTAAGGCGGAGGGTCCCCTGCTTTATTCGGGGACCTCCTGCccgtgctgctgggctgggggaggtcTGAGGGGgcgagggatggggagggggcacctCTGGGGACTGGTGGCTGGTGCCAGCATCCTGGTGCTGCCCGGGAGGTTTTGCAGGAGCCCGGGGGGACCGTCGCCAGGCCCCCCCCTTTGCCCTCCCCTGCTCtcggggcaggggagggaacTGACAGCAAAGTGAAGGAAACGTCGCTTTGCAGCTTTGTGTCATCGCCCTCTCATCCTCCAGCTCTGAAATCCAAAATCCCCCAAAGGGAAAGAGTTTTGGGAGGGGGGACGTGAGCCTCCAAGGGTCCCACactgagggcaggagggagcacaaccctttgcagccagcagagaaTCCCCGGAAGAGAATGCTTTTCCTTGCCGGGGTGCTGCCACCCATCTGCCCTCAGCAGGAGGGAGGGTGAGGAGCCAGTCACCCACCCTGTGGCTCACTTATCGCTTCCCTTTGGACTCGTGGGTGAAGCGGACTGCCCAGGGGTGGCCTACATGGCCCCCACGGAGGAAACTGAGCTTGCcatcctcctctttttcatgTGCTCCAATGGGGTCTTTCTCCCACATCCCACCTAGATGGAGACGGTGCCACTGCCCCCACGGAGATTGAACCGCAGCCGGGTACACCCCCGtgctcccctccagcccaccCTTCCAAGGTGGAGGACGACTTCCAGTTCATCCTCTGCGAGGGCTGCCAGCAGGAATCGCCCAACCTCAAGCTCCTCACCTGCCTCCACACCTTTTGCCTCGGTTGCCTGAGTGAGAACAAGCCCATCGGGCAGTGCCCCAAGTGCTGCACGGCCATCCCGCAGGCCAGCGGCATCCCCGACATGGACAACCTGCTCTTCACCAACCTGCAGGCCAGGCTCAGCATCTACAAGAAGATGAGTAACAGCAGTGGCCCGAGTTGCAGCCGGTGCCGGGGGGAAGCAGCGGTGGTGTGGTGCTGTGAGTGTGAGGAGTTCCTCTGCACCAAGTGCTTTGATGACCACCAGTGGTTCTTCAAGAAGAGGAGCCACAAGGCCAGGAGGGTGGAGGAGCTTTGTGCTGAGTCAGCCCATCAGTTCCTGGAAGACACCAGAAAGTCCTGCAACCTCTTGTGCTCCAATCCCAGTCACGCTGACCAGGGCTACATCTCCAGGTGAGAGTGGTGCCTTGTCCCTGGATCCCATCCTGCACCAAGggctctggggctgctgctccaggaccAACTCTGCCAGGAAGGCAGAGACAAGGGGGTTTTATCACCTGCCTTTGGAGAGCGACCATTGCAATCCCAGTGAGATCCTGGCCAGGAGCAGAGTATGATAGGGGCTGGCAGGTCcccaggaggagggaagggagcaaAGGTAGGTTGAACACCCAGCTTCATACCCACACCCGCAGCTGGTGACATGAGGCAAAGCCCTTTCCTGtcccatgcctcagtttcctctcATGTTAAACTCCTCTGCTGTCACCTGGGGAGGGAGAATCATGCCCAGCACAGTGGAAAtgcttttctccctctgctCATGTACCAGCTTTGAAGGATgctcccatttccttccagcATCTACTGCAAGACGTGTGAGAAGGCGCTGTGCTGCATCTGCGCGCTGCTGGACAGCCAGCATGCCTCCTTCTGCGACATCCGCAGTGAGACCCAgcgcaggcaggaggagctgggcacCATCAGCCAGGAGCTGAGGCAGAAGAGAAGTGGCTTTGAGGCCACCTACGTGGCGCTGCAGGATGAGGCCGCCCggctggaggaggcagagcGGGAGATGCGGGAGCTGATCCAGCAGCGCGTGGAGCAGCTGGTGCGGCTGATCCGAcgggaggaagaggagctgctggggctggtggaggCGCGGCAGGAGCAGGGCCGGCGGGAGCTGATGAGGGAGCTGCAGCGCGTGGAGGGGGTGCTGCAGCGGATGGAGGCAGGCGAGCAGCTGGTGGAGAAGATGAGGCTCTATGCCACGGAGCAGGAGGTGATGGACATGCAGCCCTTCATCAAGGGCTcgctggaggagctgcagcgACTGCAGCTGCCAGCGGCTGGGGACCGAGCACAGCCCAGGGACTTGAGCGAGTgcaaagccaggctgcaggcGCTGGTGGAGCGTGTCACAGGGCACCCAGGTGAGGACTTGCCAGGGGGATGGATCCACCCATCCCACAGGCAGTCAGGAGTTGGACCAGCTCAGAAAGCCATCGCCCAGCTCTGGGTCGTGCAGGGTTTAGAGCCATCTCCCTCCAGCAAGGTGAGCCAAGACTCACTCTTGTAAAGTGCTTATTTCCACTGGGGCGAGCATTTGCTCCTTTGCTTATATGGCCAGAGTTCCTTTTTGGTCTCCCAcaattctgacaggctctggtgatGCTGACTTCTGGGTCCCAGAGATCTTAAACTCCTTGGGTCATCCCACCCCAAAGgactgggaaagggaaaggagaccAGAGCTGCCCCTTCCTTGATGCACCTGCTGAGCAGGTTTTTCCCAGCTCAGCGTCTGCTGGGACTGGGTGGGAGCTCTGGAGCCTCTGATTCAGAATTGCAACCCTGTTCTCTCCATTGCAGGCACTATCTCTCCATCTGTCCCTGTGGTTGAGGTGGCCCAGGAGAACAACCTGGTGAGATATCCATCTTTTGTCCTGGTGCACTGCCATGCAGGGAGGGCTCCTGCATCAGCTGAAATGTGGATCCCCCCCTCCTCTGACCTTTGCAAACCTTTCTCAAGGgtctgccttcccctccccaacCCATCACTCCCATTTCTTCATCAACAACATGCCTGCAGGGATGTTTCTGCCTGGGCAGAGAACATGCTTTGTAGACATCATTTTCCACCACGCAAGTGTGCTTCTACCCCATCCCGCTTCTCTGAGCCTGCTGCTCCATCCCTCAATTTCAGCAGGGAAAATTGTAGCCTCCCCTGGCTGTAGCACTGCCAAACACCCTCAGCTTAAGCACAAACACTGAGCCAAGCCACAGGGCTAGGATGTATCTCAGTTTCCCCCCTGCTGAGCATGTTTCTGCCCCCCTccactggctctgcctgctgctgggggacaccccagccctgcagagaggtCGGTGGTCTCAACATTCACCCTAACGCTGGTCCGCACTCTGTCTGCAGGAAGAGGAGCTGGTGCAGCCTCAGAACCAGACTGTCTTACCCACCTTCACCATCAACCTTGAGGAGACACTTACAAACCCGGTAAGAactgccccagccaggcaggagccaTTGGGGACTAGGAGTTGCCACCCCAGCACCTTACATCCCCTGCACTCTCTTCTCTCCAGGCTCCCCCTGTCACCACATGGCCCAAGCGGAGGTCACATTGTGTGGGAACGGGCAGCCCAATCTCACCCAAGCTATTGAAGCTGGAGTGCAACAACATGCCAGACCCCAGTGATCCCAGTTCACACCAGTGGGATGACAGAAGTGGGCCCAGCACCTCTACATCGAGCCAAAACCgtggcagcatccctgccaccagcaggcatGCTGATGATGCAGGTGAGGACCAGGGACGTGGCCCTCCTCATTACCCCATTTCCCCCCACACTTATGGGATGCCCTATCTCTCCCAACCTCTGGGCACCCCCATGCACTCAGAGCCTTGGCCAACTTCCCCTGGGTCGAAGAAGCAgagggtgggagctgggtgccAGGGGGTAAAAATGAGAGCAATGCTCAGGCGTGGGTGTGGATGCTCCATCTAGCTCCATGCCCTTCCTCCAAGGTAGccaaaaaacaagccaaaaaacTGCAGCAGGGTAAGTGTGCAGAGAGACTCCCCTGCCACCTGCTCCAGGAGCTCTGGATTCTGGAGCAGAAAACACTACcatttttcacaaaacacattttcttccctgagttcacccagccccactccagcctgctgcagcatccctcaaTGAGATGTCCTGAGCTCAGCTCTGCAAACAGGAGGGAGGATGAAATGCATCTTCTGGAAGGGCTAGTACAGGGCCCATGGGGTGAAACAGCAGTTGAGAGGTTGC comes from the Falco cherrug isolate bFalChe1 chromosome 7, bFalChe1.pri, whole genome shotgun sequence genome and includes:
- the PML gene encoding protein PML, which encodes MQPLVLPGPLVMWLLTAQGRNKTAHGSRPTAGLEKRKLRGVPRGHAARMPDSPAAPRPPSPGPPADGDGATAPTEIEPQPGTPPCSPPAHPSKVEDDFQFILCEGCQQESPNLKLLTCLHTFCLGCLSENKPIGQCPKCCTAIPQASGIPDMDNLLFTNLQARLSIYKKMSNSSGPSCSRCRGEAAVVWCCECEEFLCTKCFDDHQWFFKKRSHKARRVEELCAESAHQFLEDTRKSCNLLCSNPSHADQGYISSIYCKTCEKALCCICALLDSQHASFCDIRSETQRRQEELGTISQELRQKRSGFEATYVALQDEAARLEEAEREMRELIQQRVEQLVRLIRREEEELLGLVEARQEQGRRELMRELQRVEGVLQRMEAGEQLVEKMRLYATEQEVMDMQPFIKGSLEELQRLQLPAAGDRAQPRDLSECKARLQALVERVTGHPGTISPSVPVVEVAQENNLEEELVQPQNQTVLPTFTINLEETLTNPAPPVTTWPKRRSHCVGTGSPISPKLLKLECNNMPDPSDPSSHQWDDRSGPSTSTSSQNRGSIPATSRHADDAEDTSIIICSSEDSEEDTVASRKLKDIKKSSSPTWSGSSTSPQHNTGPTSPWDDRSELNTLVFFSLKLDQKTHHITEVAAANGEHTFKALIQTPESVLTLLSQGVTMEEGIQHLLWYLSPLPRPILVIYNFWALEMPALFKALDATGMKVEFCHIVGGYVDMLSLIKEKLPKASSYDLKNLMRRHLQQHLNKDSTLATAKALQELWGALELPACADVGMMFTHCNLQSYTTLQPLVREKLLTRRAAKILAQRNLILWELEEA